A stretch of the Thalassotalea euphylliae genome encodes the following:
- a CDS encoding efflux RND transporter periplasmic adaptor subunit: MNTKLKKIVNKPVALLIFGIAIGVLGGYLLFPSGAAKRGETTQGETAESTSEKEKKPLYWVAPMDAKYRRDQPGKSPMGMDLVPVYEDEISSQGRGKDYGEGAVSVAPHVINNLGVRTAIAKKSPLVHQINTLGVVQYDQDSIVHIHPRVAGWVEQLFVKAAGDQIKAEQPLYTLYSPELVNAQEEFLIALNRANVASTANAQASKNFPNNSLVKAAKARLSALHLSESFIERLTKSRQVQQNVTFYAPKSGVINNLKIREGFYVEPGNTLMSIGDLTSVWVEAQVLESDASYIATGNNVSMSLDFLAGQIWQGKVDYIYPTLRADNRTLRARLKFANPNEQLKPNMYAQVTIDATPSEPTVNVPLSAVIRTGLQDRVVLALGDGQFKSVAVRLGQVSGEQVAILDGLEAGLEAGDEVVISAQFLIDSESSVSSDFMRMSSMAGDTAATATVNGIVNAIAHADDDADVHAEEGNAQRIINISREAIEKWQRPATTMDFIAGENLDLSAVKSGDKVRFTFEIRAGDFVVTEITAIGTSEASQ; encoded by the coding sequence ATGAATACAAAATTAAAAAAAATAGTGAATAAGCCAGTTGCATTGTTAATCTTTGGCATAGCTATAGGTGTGCTTGGCGGCTATTTGTTGTTCCCGTCGGGGGCTGCTAAGCGAGGTGAAACTACTCAAGGTGAGACAGCCGAAAGCACAAGCGAAAAAGAGAAAAAACCATTGTATTGGGTCGCTCCAATGGACGCTAAGTATCGCCGCGACCAACCCGGTAAATCGCCCATGGGCATGGATCTTGTGCCTGTTTATGAAGACGAAATAAGCTCGCAAGGTCGTGGTAAAGATTACGGTGAAGGTGCGGTAAGCGTTGCCCCACATGTGATTAACAATCTTGGCGTTCGTACCGCTATCGCCAAAAAATCACCACTTGTGCATCAAATAAACACACTGGGTGTGGTGCAATACGATCAAGACTCTATCGTCCACATTCACCCGCGAGTTGCTGGTTGGGTAGAACAACTTTTTGTTAAAGCTGCGGGCGATCAAATTAAGGCAGAGCAGCCTCTTTATACCTTGTATTCCCCTGAATTAGTTAATGCACAAGAAGAGTTTTTAATCGCGCTTAACCGTGCCAATGTTGCTAGCACGGCTAATGCGCAAGCCTCCAAAAACTTTCCAAATAACAGTTTAGTAAAAGCGGCTAAAGCTCGTTTAAGCGCGCTGCACTTGAGTGAATCTTTTATTGAACGCTTAACCAAGTCGCGTCAAGTACAGCAAAACGTTACTTTTTACGCGCCCAAGTCAGGGGTGATCAACAATCTAAAAATTCGTGAAGGCTTTTATGTTGAGCCGGGTAATACCTTGATGAGCATTGGTGATTTAACGTCTGTGTGGGTTGAAGCACAAGTGCTAGAAAGTGATGCGAGTTATATTGCGACAGGCAATAACGTCAGCATGTCGCTCGATTTTTTAGCGGGTCAAATATGGCAAGGTAAAGTTGATTATATTTATCCGACCTTACGTGCTGATAACCGCACGCTGCGCGCTCGCCTTAAATTTGCTAACCCTAATGAGCAGTTAAAGCCGAATATGTATGCTCAGGTTACGATTGATGCAACGCCAAGTGAGCCGACCGTAAATGTACCGTTATCAGCAGTTATTCGCACTGGGCTGCAAGATCGTGTGGTATTGGCGTTAGGTGACGGGCAGTTTAAGTCAGTTGCAGTTAGGCTAGGGCAAGTGAGTGGCGAGCAAGTTGCCATTCTCGATGGTCTAGAAGCTGGCCTAGAAGCTGGCGATGAAGTGGTTATTTCCGCTCAGTTTTTAATTGATTCAGAATCGAGTGTTTCATCTGATTTTATGCGTATGTCGTCGATGGCCGGTGATACAGCTGCCACCGCGACAGTTAACGGTATTGTTAATGCCATCGCCCATGCAGACGATGATGCAGACGTTCATGCAGAAGAGGGAAATGCACAACGCATTATCAATATTTCCCGTGAAGCGATTGAAAAATGGCAACGACCAGCCACTACGATGGATTTTATTGCTGGCGAAAACTTGGATTTATCAGCAGTAAAGAGCGGTGATAAGGTGCGCTTTACTTTTGAGATACGTGCTGGTGATTTTGTTGTTACAGAGATAACCGCTATCGGTACTAGCGAGGCTAGCCAATGA
- a CDS encoding TolC family protein gives MVFVTSIVNFYHQVHHGGRLYNAALSLVITIASAYLPAGNANTVSSATKVPSILTLEKAINLAVSEDPWLGQSQYQEQASLAKGEAAMSFSDPVISLGVQNLSTDTWSFNQENMTQLRLGISQPLPRKGERAIRKSQFDLTAGKQPLLRLDRSAQLKRQVSLLWLEAFRAQQVMQFIEADRALFEKLVDSSKASYGSVSGKVKQQDIIAAQLELLQLDDKLVAEQQKYLAALGALFEYLPSDAAGSEYLSIQLPSLLPSCLPLVEFNGRNKSHSQANLVQRFLSHPKIRAQGMDEKVAQQSVKLAKTQYQPKWQFNASYGYRDDADNRFINERNDGERADFFSVGVSVEVPLFTEKRQDNWLLAATAESEAVKTEQRLLLQKMLGETEKELANVAGLKKRQTLYQSQILEQTQQQSKATLTAYTNANGNFTDVVRARIAELNAKVTALTIDVELLKAVSRLNYYFTTTTENTASK, from the coding sequence ATGGTTTTCGTTACAAGTATCGTTAATTTTTATCATCAAGTTCACCACGGCGGTAGGCTTTATAACGCAGCTTTGTCGCTGGTCATTACCATTGCTAGTGCTTATTTACCTGCTGGAAATGCTAACACTGTTTCCAGCGCGACTAAGGTGCCCTCCATTTTAACCTTGGAAAAGGCTATTAACCTCGCTGTGAGTGAAGATCCTTGGCTTGGTCAAAGCCAGTATCAAGAACAGGCTAGCCTTGCCAAAGGCGAAGCCGCGATGAGCTTTTCAGACCCTGTAATTTCGCTTGGGGTGCAAAACCTGTCTACCGATACATGGAGTTTTAACCAAGAAAATATGACACAGCTAAGGTTAGGTATCAGTCAGCCATTACCAAGAAAGGGTGAGCGAGCGATACGAAAGTCCCAGTTTGATTTAACGGCAGGCAAGCAACCTCTGCTGAGGTTAGACAGAAGCGCTCAGCTTAAACGCCAAGTTTCTTTATTGTGGTTAGAAGCATTTCGTGCACAGCAGGTGATGCAATTTATTGAAGCCGATCGCGCTTTGTTTGAAAAACTAGTCGATAGCTCAAAGGCCAGTTATGGCAGTGTTAGCGGCAAGGTGAAACAGCAAGACATTATTGCGGCGCAGCTCGAGTTATTACAGCTCGATGATAAGTTAGTCGCCGAGCAGCAAAAGTATTTAGCTGCACTAGGTGCCCTGTTTGAGTACCTGCCGAGCGATGCAGCTGGATCAGAATATTTATCAATCCAGTTACCTAGCCTCCTACCTAGCTGCCTACCTTTGGTTGAATTTAACGGTCGCAACAAAAGCCATAGTCAGGCGAATCTCGTGCAACGTTTTTTATCTCACCCTAAAATTCGCGCGCAAGGCATGGATGAAAAAGTTGCGCAGCAAAGCGTTAAACTTGCCAAAACTCAGTATCAGCCTAAATGGCAGTTCAATGCGAGCTATGGTTATCGTGACGATGCTGACAACCGCTTTATCAATGAACGCAATGATGGCGAGCGCGCTGACTTTTTCTCCGTTGGGGTAAGTGTTGAAGTGCCACTGTTTACTGAAAAGCGCCAAGACAATTGGTTGTTAGCGGCAACGGCAGAAAGTGAAGCGGTAAAAACAGAACAACGTTTGCTACTGCAAAAAATGCTTGGTGAAACAGAGAAAGAGCTGGCAAATGTTGCGGGCTTAAAGAAACGCCAAACCTTATATCAATCGCAAATTCTTGAACAAACTCAGCAGCAATCAAAAGCAACGCTAACGGCATATACCAATGCTAATGGTAACTTTACCGATGTGGTGAGAGCACGCATCGCTGAGCTTAATGCCAAAGTAACGGCATTGACCATAGATGTAGAGCTGCTCAAAGCGGTCAGTCGCTTAAATTATTACTTCACCACAACGACCGAAAATACGGCAAGCAAATAA